The Coffea arabica cultivar ET-39 chromosome 1e, Coffea Arabica ET-39 HiFi, whole genome shotgun sequence genome has a window encoding:
- the LOC113699048 gene encoding uncharacterized protein isoform X2 produces the protein MNEQGSIMNQQQMVNPPPPMMSAPPPQLMNPQQSQAPQMLMNPPQQQQQPMMNRSYGMWGPHTQPMDLQLKFQNPNPNSMKTQGVGFVSGNKGQSKHPFGPRNNWKGKKVNKPDKRKDSGRRMDNPLSMVGGSSSGVGGILGSVPGNVGGGYQPPNLKDLQHQNRVKARKFFPKKYYNYNNNKNSYNRGKFAPRNTTSYIIRAKKSGGIAELVSPCPVTPAVLPTPIFSPSREVLVDMAKEEWGVDGYGSMKGLIRLRSPGHEGEGHEEEEEEEGGSSESDVEEHVEVERRLDHDLSRFEMIYPNYGTAGGVEYNNVLGNRVDDQDTHIAQLEEENLILKERLFLMEGELGDLRRRLQCLERQSRSEDINEEVVENSSENESESRGGAHSLEDNNEEMVEVNVEGGMDAKVKEHFILDGKDEVCKNEDSITEIRVQEEKKGEIKVKCVPEDEQSSDELQVDVLKDYHVCAEAPENIPAGDVCMVEVAHTGKGFVEEKQSKQEAGESEGLEKSIDEGDVTDCPSLIIELEEGSNCQQY, from the exons atgaatgagcaAGGATCGATAATGAATCAGCAGCAGATGGTGAATCCACCGCCACCGATGATGAGTGCACCGCCGCCGCAACTGATGAATCCGCAGCAATCACAAGCGCCGCAG ATGCTCATGAATCCACCTCAACAACAGCAGCAGCCGATGATGAATCGGAGCTATGGAATGTGGGGCCCACATACGCAGCCCATGGATCTTCAGCTGAAATtccaaaaccctaaccctaattCTATGAAAACTCAAGGTGTTGGGTTTGTTTCTGGGAATAAGGGTCAGTCTAAGCATCCGTTTGGGCCGCGGAATAATTGGAAGGGGAAAAAGGTGAATAAACCTGACAAGAGAAAGGATTCGGGTAGGAGAATGGATAACCCTCTGTCAATGGTTGGTGGTAGTAGTAGTGGTGTTGGGGGTATTCTTGGTAGTGTTCCTGGAAATGTCGGTGGTGGATATCAGCCTCCTAATTTGAAGGATTTGCAGCATCAGAATAGGGTGAAGGCCCGGAAGTTTTTTCCCAAGAAGTATTATAACTACAATAACAACAAGAATAGTTACAATAGGGGTAAATTTGCTCCAAGGAACACAACATCCTACATAATTCGTGCAAAAAAGAGTGGAGGAATTGCAGAATTGGTTTCACCATGCCCTGTAACTCCAGCTGTTCTGCCTACTCCAATATTTTCACCTTCAAGGGAGGTCTTGGTTGACATGGCCAAGGAGGAATGGGGTGTTGATGGCTATGGATCCATGAAGGGTCTGATTAGGCTTAGGTCTCCAGGGCACGAGGGTGAGGGacatgaggaggaggaggaggaggagggaggaTCCAGTGAGAGTGATGTGGAGGAGCATGTGGAGGTAGAAAGGAGGTTGGATCATGATTTGAGCCGGTTTGAGATGATTTATCCAAATTATGGGACTGCTGGTGGGGTGGAATATAATAATGTTTTGGGGAACCGGGTGGATGATCAGGATACCCACATAGCACAACTTGAAGAAGAGAATTTAATTTTGAAGGAGAGGCTGTTTCTGATGGAGGGCGAGCTGGGGGATCTGAGGAGGAGGTTGCAATGTTTGGAGAGACAGAGTCGTAGTGAAGATATTAATGAGGAGGTGGTAGAGAATTCGTCTGAGAATGAGAGTGAGAGCCGTGGTGGAGCACATTCACTTGAGGACAATAATGAGGAAATGGTAGAAGTAAATGTGGAAGGAGGCATGGATGCAAAAGTCAAGGAACATTTTATTCTGGATGGGAAGGATGAAGTCTGTAAGAATGAGGATAGCATTACAGAAATTAGAGTTCAAGAAGAGAAAAAAGGCGAAATCAAAGTTAAGTGTGTGCCAGAGGATGAACAGAGTAGTGATGAGCTTCAGGTTGATGTATTGAAGGACTATCATGTTTGTGCTGAAGCACCAGAAAATATCCCTGCCGGAGATGTTTGTATGGTTGAGGTTGCACACACTGGGAAAGGATTTGTTGAAGAGAAGCAGTCTAAGCAAGAAGCAGGTGAAAGTGAAGGCTTGGAGAAGAGCATTGACGAAGGGGACGTGACTGATTGTCCCTCGTTAAT
- the LOC113699048 gene encoding uncharacterized protein isoform X1 produces the protein MNEQGSIMNQQQMVNPPPPMMSAPPPQLMNPQQSQAPQMLMNPPQQQQQPMMNRSYGMWGPHTQPMDLQLKFQNPNPNSMKTQGVGFVSGNKGQSKHPFGPRNNWKGKKVNKPDKRKDSGRRMDNPLSMVGGSSSGVGGILGSVPGNVGGGYQPPNLKDLQHQNRVKARKFFPKKYYNYNNNKNSYNRGKFAPRNTTSYIIRAKKSGGIAELVSPCPVTPAVLPTPIFSPSREVLVDMAKEEWGVDGYGSMKGLIRLRSPGHEGEGHEEEEEEEGGSSESDVEEHVEVERRLDHDLSRFEMIYPNYGTAGGVEYNNVLGNRVDDQDTHIAQLEEENLILKERLFLMEGELGDLRRRLQCLERQSRSEDINEEVVENSSENESESRGGAHSLEDNNEEMVEVNVEGGMDAKVKEHFILDGKDEVCKNEDSITEIRVQEEKKGEIKVKCVPEDEQSSDELQVDVLKDYHVCAEAPENIPAGDVCMVEVAHTGKGFVEEKQSKQEAGESEGLEKSIDEGDVTDCPSLIQDNSFRWQLNVIWN, from the exons atgaatgagcaAGGATCGATAATGAATCAGCAGCAGATGGTGAATCCACCGCCACCGATGATGAGTGCACCGCCGCCGCAACTGATGAATCCGCAGCAATCACAAGCGCCGCAG ATGCTCATGAATCCACCTCAACAACAGCAGCAGCCGATGATGAATCGGAGCTATGGAATGTGGGGCCCACATACGCAGCCCATGGATCTTCAGCTGAAATtccaaaaccctaaccctaattCTATGAAAACTCAAGGTGTTGGGTTTGTTTCTGGGAATAAGGGTCAGTCTAAGCATCCGTTTGGGCCGCGGAATAATTGGAAGGGGAAAAAGGTGAATAAACCTGACAAGAGAAAGGATTCGGGTAGGAGAATGGATAACCCTCTGTCAATGGTTGGTGGTAGTAGTAGTGGTGTTGGGGGTATTCTTGGTAGTGTTCCTGGAAATGTCGGTGGTGGATATCAGCCTCCTAATTTGAAGGATTTGCAGCATCAGAATAGGGTGAAGGCCCGGAAGTTTTTTCCCAAGAAGTATTATAACTACAATAACAACAAGAATAGTTACAATAGGGGTAAATTTGCTCCAAGGAACACAACATCCTACATAATTCGTGCAAAAAAGAGTGGAGGAATTGCAGAATTGGTTTCACCATGCCCTGTAACTCCAGCTGTTCTGCCTACTCCAATATTTTCACCTTCAAGGGAGGTCTTGGTTGACATGGCCAAGGAGGAATGGGGTGTTGATGGCTATGGATCCATGAAGGGTCTGATTAGGCTTAGGTCTCCAGGGCACGAGGGTGAGGGacatgaggaggaggaggaggaggagggaggaTCCAGTGAGAGTGATGTGGAGGAGCATGTGGAGGTAGAAAGGAGGTTGGATCATGATTTGAGCCGGTTTGAGATGATTTATCCAAATTATGGGACTGCTGGTGGGGTGGAATATAATAATGTTTTGGGGAACCGGGTGGATGATCAGGATACCCACATAGCACAACTTGAAGAAGAGAATTTAATTTTGAAGGAGAGGCTGTTTCTGATGGAGGGCGAGCTGGGGGATCTGAGGAGGAGGTTGCAATGTTTGGAGAGACAGAGTCGTAGTGAAGATATTAATGAGGAGGTGGTAGAGAATTCGTCTGAGAATGAGAGTGAGAGCCGTGGTGGAGCACATTCACTTGAGGACAATAATGAGGAAATGGTAGAAGTAAATGTGGAAGGAGGCATGGATGCAAAAGTCAAGGAACATTTTATTCTGGATGGGAAGGATGAAGTCTGTAAGAATGAGGATAGCATTACAGAAATTAGAGTTCAAGAAGAGAAAAAAGGCGAAATCAAAGTTAAGTGTGTGCCAGAGGATGAACAGAGTAGTGATGAGCTTCAGGTTGATGTATTGAAGGACTATCATGTTTGTGCTGAAGCACCAGAAAATATCCCTGCCGGAGATGTTTGTATGGTTGAGGTTGCACACACTGGGAAAGGATTTGTTGAAGAGAAGCAGTCTAAGCAAGAAGCAGGTGAAAGTGAAGGCTTGGAGAAGAGCATTGACGAAGGGGACGTGACTGATTGTCCCTCGTTAAT
- the LOC113699048 gene encoding uncharacterized protein isoform X3: MNEQGSIMNQQQMVNPPPPMMSAPPPQLMNPQQSQAPQMLMNPPQQQQQPMMNRSYGMWGPHTQPMDLQLKFQNPNPNSMKTQGVGFVSGNKGQSKHPFGPRNNWKGKKVNKPDKRKDSGRRMDNPLSMVGGSSSGVGGILGSVPGNVGGGYQPPNLKDLQHQNRVKARKFFPKKYYNYNNNKNSYNRGKFAPRNTTSYIIRAKKSGGIAELVSPCPVTPAVLPTPIFSPSREVLVDMAKEEWGVDGYGSMKGLIRLRSPGHEGEGHEEEEEEEGGSSESDVEEHVEVERRLDHDLSRFEMIYPNYGTAGGVEYNNVLGNRVDDQDTHIAQLEEENLILKERLFLMEGELGDLRRRLQCLERQSRSEDINEEVVENSSENESESRGGAHSLEDNNEEMVEVNVEGGMDAKVKEHFILDGKDEVCKNEDSITEIRVQEEKKGEIKVKCVPEDEQSSDELQVDVLKDYHVCAEAPENIPAGDVCMVEVAHTGKGFVEEKQSKQEAGESEGLEKSIDEGDVTDCPSLIKDRIILSDGS, from the exons atgaatgagcaAGGATCGATAATGAATCAGCAGCAGATGGTGAATCCACCGCCACCGATGATGAGTGCACCGCCGCCGCAACTGATGAATCCGCAGCAATCACAAGCGCCGCAG ATGCTCATGAATCCACCTCAACAACAGCAGCAGCCGATGATGAATCGGAGCTATGGAATGTGGGGCCCACATACGCAGCCCATGGATCTTCAGCTGAAATtccaaaaccctaaccctaattCTATGAAAACTCAAGGTGTTGGGTTTGTTTCTGGGAATAAGGGTCAGTCTAAGCATCCGTTTGGGCCGCGGAATAATTGGAAGGGGAAAAAGGTGAATAAACCTGACAAGAGAAAGGATTCGGGTAGGAGAATGGATAACCCTCTGTCAATGGTTGGTGGTAGTAGTAGTGGTGTTGGGGGTATTCTTGGTAGTGTTCCTGGAAATGTCGGTGGTGGATATCAGCCTCCTAATTTGAAGGATTTGCAGCATCAGAATAGGGTGAAGGCCCGGAAGTTTTTTCCCAAGAAGTATTATAACTACAATAACAACAAGAATAGTTACAATAGGGGTAAATTTGCTCCAAGGAACACAACATCCTACATAATTCGTGCAAAAAAGAGTGGAGGAATTGCAGAATTGGTTTCACCATGCCCTGTAACTCCAGCTGTTCTGCCTACTCCAATATTTTCACCTTCAAGGGAGGTCTTGGTTGACATGGCCAAGGAGGAATGGGGTGTTGATGGCTATGGATCCATGAAGGGTCTGATTAGGCTTAGGTCTCCAGGGCACGAGGGTGAGGGacatgaggaggaggaggaggaggagggaggaTCCAGTGAGAGTGATGTGGAGGAGCATGTGGAGGTAGAAAGGAGGTTGGATCATGATTTGAGCCGGTTTGAGATGATTTATCCAAATTATGGGACTGCTGGTGGGGTGGAATATAATAATGTTTTGGGGAACCGGGTGGATGATCAGGATACCCACATAGCACAACTTGAAGAAGAGAATTTAATTTTGAAGGAGAGGCTGTTTCTGATGGAGGGCGAGCTGGGGGATCTGAGGAGGAGGTTGCAATGTTTGGAGAGACAGAGTCGTAGTGAAGATATTAATGAGGAGGTGGTAGAGAATTCGTCTGAGAATGAGAGTGAGAGCCGTGGTGGAGCACATTCACTTGAGGACAATAATGAGGAAATGGTAGAAGTAAATGTGGAAGGAGGCATGGATGCAAAAGTCAAGGAACATTTTATTCTGGATGGGAAGGATGAAGTCTGTAAGAATGAGGATAGCATTACAGAAATTAGAGTTCAAGAAGAGAAAAAAGGCGAAATCAAAGTTAAGTGTGTGCCAGAGGATGAACAGAGTAGTGATGAGCTTCAGGTTGATGTATTGAAGGACTATCATGTTTGTGCTGAAGCACCAGAAAATATCCCTGCCGGAGATGTTTGTATGGTTGAGGTTGCACACACTGGGAAAGGATTTGTTGAAGAGAAGCAGTCTAAGCAAGAAGCAGGTGAAAGTGAAGGCTTGGAGAAGAGCATTGACGAAGGGGACGTGACTGATTGTCCCTCGTTAAT